One genomic region from Lycium barbarum isolate Lr01 unplaced genomic scaffold, ASM1917538v2 unchr_scaffold_93, whole genome shotgun sequence encodes:
- the LOC132625795 gene encoding LOW QUALITY PROTEIN: uncharacterized protein LOC132625795 (The sequence of the model RefSeq protein was modified relative to this genomic sequence to represent the inferred CDS: inserted 1 base in 1 codon), which yields MKRYSLRKERKREGKVVEYERMSWDALKKTINGLMNKVNAINIKNVIPELFSENLIRGRGLFCRSIMKSQMASPIFTDVFAALVSVVNSKIPVIGDLLLRRLKLQLKRPVNKPQLLSSVKFIAHLVNQQVVHELIALQLLTVFLEEPTDDSVEVAVSFVTECGSILQDLCPFGLHAVFERFRGILHEGEIDKRVQFLIENVFALRKARFQGYPAVRPELDLVEQEDQLTHEISLSDKVDSEIALDVFRPDPNFAENEKKYEELKKMILGEESEKEEDSYAESDEEDDEEQREIKDETETNLINLRRTIYQTIRSSVDFEEAGHKLLKIKIEPGQEKELCIMLLECCSQERAYLRYYGQLGRRFCMINKVYEENFDKCFVQQYSMIHRLETNQLRNMAKFFAHLLATDALPWDVLAXVRLTEEDTTSSSRIFIKILFQELAEHLGIRLLNERLNDPSTQQSFESILPKDNPKNTRFAINFFTSIGLGAITENLRAYLKNMSKLIMQEQKSVPKSSESYSSSSDSESLGSDSESDSSDRERDDRQRKRRRRT from the exons ATGAAGAGATATTCACTACgcaaagagagaaaaagagaaggCAAAGTTGTTGAATACGAGAGAATGAGTTGGGATGCATTGAAGAAGACTATCAATGGATTGATGAATAAGGTGAACGCGATCAACATTAAAAACGTCATTCCTGAATTATTTTCAGAGAATTTAATTCGAGGGAGAGGCTTGTTCTGTAGATCAATCATGAAGTCTCAAATGGCTTCTCCAATATTCACTGACGTGTTTGCTGCGTTAGTTTCTGTTGTTAACAGCAAAATCCCAGTAATAGGAGATCTTTTGTTAAGAAGATTGAAACTTCAACTGAAAAGACCTGTTAATAAGCCTCAGTTGTTATCATCTGTCAAGTTTATTGCTCATCTTGTGAATCAGCAAGTCGTTCACGAGCTTATTGCTCTCCAATTACTTACTGTTTTTCTGGAGGAACCCACTGATGATAGTGTTGAGGTTGCAGTTAGTTTCGTTACGGAATGTGGTTCGATTCTTCAGGACCTGTGTCCGTTTGGGTTGCACGCTGTTTTTGAGCGGTTTCGAGGGATACTTCATGAAGGAGAAATTGATAAAAGGGTTCAGTTCTTGATTGAAAACGTTTTTGCGTTGAGAAAAGCAAGGTTTCAGGGATATCCGGCTGTTCGTCCTGAACTTGACCTAGTTGAGCAGGAAGATCAATTAACTCATGAAATCTCTCTATCAGATAAGGTAGATTCAGAAATTGCTTTAGACGTTTTCAGGCCGGATCCTAATTTTGCAGAAAATGAAAAGAAGTATGAAGAGTTAAAGAAGATGATACTAGGTGAAGAATCTGAGAAAGAAGAAGATTCTTATGCAGAATcagatgaagaagatgatgaagagCAAAGGGAAATAAAAGATGAGACGGAGACAAACTTGATCAATCTTCGAAGGACGATCTACCAGACGATTAGGTCAAGTGTTGATTTTGAAGAAGCAGGGCATAAGCTATTGAAAATTAAAATAGAACCTGGTCAGGAGAAGGAATTATGCATAATGTTATTGGAGTGTTGCAGTCAGGAGAGGGCTTATCTCCGTTACTATGGACAGTTGGGGCGACGGTTTTGCATGATCAACAAAGTTTATGAGGAGAATTTTGATAAATGCTTTGTGCAGCAATACTCCATGATCCACCGTCTTGAAACTAATCAACTACGCAATATGGCTAAGTTTTTCGCTCATTTACTCGCTACTGATGCACTGCCTTGGGATGTTTTGG TAGTACGTCTGACAGAAGAGGATACTACGTCTTCTTCTCGTATATTTATCAAAATTCTATTCCAGGAGTTGGCAGAGCACCTTGGCATCCGTTTGTTGAACGAACGTCTTAATGATCCCAGTACGCAACAGTCTTTTGAGTCAATACTTCCAAAGGATAATCCAAAAAATACGAGGTTTGCTATCAACTTCTTCACTTCCATTGGTCTAGGTGCAATAACTGAAAATTTGCGAGCGTATTTGAAGAACATGTCAAAGCTAATCATGCAAGAACAAAAGTCTGTCCCAAAATCAAGTGAATCATATAGTTCTAGTTCTGATTCAGAATCTTTGGGGTCTGACTCAGAATCTGACAGCAGTGACAGGGAAAGAGACGATCGTCAAAGGAAGAGAAGGAGAAGAACTTAG